gattagatagatagatagatagatagatagatagatagatagatagatagatagatagatagatagatagatagatagagatagatagatagatagatagatagatagattagatagatagatagatatagatagatagatagatagatagatagatagatagatagatagatagatagatagatagatagatagatagatagatcccaCGCTGACCTTCTGCTTCAACAATGTGTGACACGTCAAGTCCGTGGTTCATCCTCAGAATCACGGTCCCGTATTCAAAGTCGAAGGCGTCACTGTCGGAAATTAAAAAGAGCACTTTAATGCAAGTAATATTTGTGTTTGGTTTGGGTTCCGAACAACTGCGATCTATGTCGGGAGACGCAGTATGGGAGGATTTATGGGTCAGGACTTACTGCAGCACTCCCACGTAGCTCTGGACCGCTTCGGAACCCGACGTCTTCCAGTTTCTTTTGAAGCCGATCATCAGCGTGTTCGGCTTCATGCGGCCGAGACCGGACGCCTGGAAACGTCGCGACAGTCGCTCACACAGTGGAAAAATCAAACGGCGGCCGAGTGACGACACGCTCGATCAATTTCTTTGCATTTGTGGCGCTAACACGACAACGCAATTATTAAGTAATTATAAAGTATTTTCACTTTCCAAATGACATTGTCTGCAATTGTGTTGGCTTAATTGTAAATAATTCAACCTCCAAAGTGTAGCTCAAAGTTACTGTAAACATTTGGAACAAtatgtgaagagtttgttttcaaaacgcgacataggcatttttttcagatttacgaaactcgcgccaaaattatcgagctccgaatggtagttatcgggatactctgatttttgttcaaagtgcggcatatcgttctatatcagccaaggaagatcgcgttttatttcaaaatgcgacatatcgagatcttatttagcgcaaaatgcgacataatttcgttcaatcagcgtgcgctgctgaagcaagcagcatccaatcagaattcgtctagagggaagttccggtatcttccacatcatcatccaaaatggctgcgcccacgtttgagagagatgctaatgccgagtttgattttatgtacgagacaccggagagaatgaagctgaactaagtcttgtattttgtttatcaatgtttaataatatcgaataaatgaatcagtgattgtgctggtttacttgcaggctgtcctgttgtgagggtgcttttcctatttaattttaattctttatgaaattattccaatttaatacttcagttctcattcaagtaccattgtatctgaatgtaataaacatactgttttgtctatgattgtgtaatgcttgaatagtagatttgttgttcaaaatatttcaccaacgatcattaatgaatgaatacatttttataattctaagcaatctttttttttttgccatttttttatcaggaaagttatcggctatgacgtttaagaaaagttgacattaaaaggaaatcaacacccttggagtagactcaatttctgtctatgagcattatgaataatgttattattactacagacttatatcctattctgcagtgttctttcccccgacagcgacagctataaataaaatcaaaagaaagcagactcaatgagtcagatttcaaacagtgaatttgtgagtttgaaactgatttcattttggagatgtgtgtatgagatcgactacctattttttttctgctggtatccctcgccacccatattaaccttggtagactggtttgaagcagtttactttcttaatgatctcacgtcaacttataaacaaaattaatcaactgagtgacacaatgcctgcagatgtcggattgcagaatcgcatacagatacacaaaattacaatgatgtaaactcagcctttccaagacctcatactgaacaaacaaacagtttctaaataactgaaaaacacctttgtaaaagaaattcccattttttcatctcctttttcaacatctgacattagtgagctaattgtgaaaattgtgactggtgactgacccttatttctgatacctaactctctaaatgtggtggtcatggtcttaaatattattttaaaatgcttgaaatgttgaaaggcaaatagttttcatgattgcctatcaaaagcaactgatttttttttttttagaaatacagctgctcctgaaggtttaagttgaaatttggatatgtctcactttgccaagaatagaatgtttggatatgtctcattttggagaaaaaatgaaatttgtcatctcggtgaatattaaagccaatatttttttgtagtatggtgtttagttactttttagcatctctttccatcccccaatagttagaaacataaattgagtttattgttttcacttcaataccaagcccttttctcaaaatgaaaaaaaaaaaaaaacggatatgtctcattttgaaaacaaactcgtTTCATAACAAACGTGTTATGAATTAGCATTTAAGCATCTTCAGcttattgtctgtttttcagGGTCATGGGTGAGATGGTGGATTTCTCCACTAAATGAGAGGGGGCATCCACACTGACTTCCtggtcaaaaaagaaaaaaaaaaacttttattttccattttgaatgGGCAATGCATGTTCTGTAATTTCCAACCTATAAGCCGCaacagtgatgcggctaatttgtgcatttttttttctaacgcccgcaagggggcgctcgaccggaaaaggtaagagtgagaccggtgggatATATGTAcctaggaagtgacttttaccggtccagccctgttagcgctgcgctagcttgttactgctgtgtctcagtgatttttaccggtatgttttattttttaactggccctgtttgcATGGCGCTAGCGTCAGCGCAGTGgtgctagcactagcattagcgttaatgcggcggggctagcattagcattagtgtcagcgcggcggcgctagcactagcgttaaactgtctgtgtaccgtctttctttgtaaatatctcgtgtttcaatgtcagtttcaatgtgggcacttgcggcttttccacaactgcggcgtacgtatgtaccaaatggtatttcctttacaaatgtactgggtgaggcttataaccaggtgctctCTGTTGGCCCGGAATTACGGGACTGAAGTCTGTTACATACTCCTTCTATATAATTATTTGCACTTGACGCGAGGTATGAAGATGGACGCATTCGGGTGACCCGTTTCCTTGCGGTCGCACGTGAGAACCAACGAAAGGCCCGAAAAGTTTTCCAGTTTCCCCGAAGCAAAGCCGCGTCGCCGTTTTACTTCCGCGAGTTAAGAGCGCAGATCAATCTGCACGTCCCGCATCCACGACGGTGTTAATCAATGATTGCCTTGAAGCTGCCTCGCCGTTTGAAGTCAGAAATCCTGACAATGAAACGAGGCCTTATCTGAGCTGCGATAGCGGCAGCCATAAGATTGTTTTCCTGCTTCTCATTAACTCTTCGCGCATCTTGCCAGATCCTTCGGAGCTTAGCGATAGATACTCGCTGCGTCTCGGAGGGACAACAAtggtcagtaaaaaaaaaaaaaaaattcttcggCCGTGTGTTTGTTTCACTCTCCGGTTATTCATTAACAAGATGgatttttctgctttttctttgtgtgtgtgtgtgtgacattaTTATGCATACCTGCATCAGAGTCTCAACTCCTTGCCTGAATTTGTCATCGGCTACGGCGGTGTAAAATGCTTTGCGTTTATTCTTTTTCAGCCATTGCTGGTTCTTCTCAGTGCCGACGTTAATCTCTGGAAGCGCTTCATCCCTCGGACCCTGCAGACGCAAACGTAAACGTAAATTTCCTTTGCACAAATCTCGATGCTTAACAACGGTGCGATCTGACAATCGGACTTTACCACAAATACTTCGCAGGTGAGGCAGAGTCCGTAGTTCTTTGAAAACGAGTGGGCCAGATCCAGCAGAGCCGGCCTGGTCCGAGCAGCCCCTGTCAATGCCAAGATCTGAggcctgaagaaaaaaaacaaaccgtcATCAAACTACACAACTCAACAATGCGCTGCAAACCTATCGTGGACTgctaaagaaacaacaacattctCGCGGTAAATGAAACAGAACGCACTCAAGAGGTGCAGAAACTGAAAAAGCTGTTTTAGCATTTCGTCATTTTCCTTGACATCCGTCTTAAGATCAACATTCTAGTGCTCAATATCTTTTGTCTTCACTAGCAAGACAAGTCAGCACACTAGGAGAATGATGAGGGCTCACGAGCTGAACtaacgtaatttccggactatagagcgcacctgattataagcctcacccagtacatttttaaaggaaaaatcattttgtatAAACATAAGCCGCACTTGTGTAAGCAtgagcccacattgaaacatgagatatctACAAAGACGGCACACAAAGAGTGTTTTGAAAGTTTTtcataatataccttagcttgtCTTTCCaaaaacagtgcctgtgacacgGAAGCAagatgctagcacagcgctaactgggccagttaaaaaaaagattccggtaaaagtcactgagacacggcagtaacacagcagcaacacgctagcacagcgctaacggggccggtaaaaaaaacatactggtaaaagttacTAAGATGCAGCaataacaaagcagcaacacgctagcacagcgctaacagggatgGTTTAAAAAACATAGCAGTAAactcactgagacgcggcagtaaccgcagcagcaacacgctagcacagcgctaacagcgccggtttgaaaaaaacatactggtaaaactcACTGGCACGACAGTCCTCCTTTGAAATCCTGAAtttcacgctttcaaccctacggtttatgcggtgatgcagataatttgtgcattttttctaacggcagcAATGGGGCACTGGAGTaggaaaggtaagaatgagaccggtggaatatatgtgccaaggaaatgacttttaccggcactgttagcgctgcgctagtgttagagctgtgctagcgtgttgctgctgtgttactggcgtgtctcaatgacatttaccggtaagttttattttaaccggccctgttagcgttattTAAATCCTGCAGACCTTTTACCTGAAGTTCTTGACGTGATCTTCTACTCCAGTTAGAGACAGAGCATTGCTGACCGCGCTGACAAAGGTCACCGCTTGAGTGGACGAGCCCCAGTTCACGTCTGCAGAGGACCATAAAGGTTCAGGGGCAAAGGCCAAAGGGCAAGAACAAGGCCGTCACACACATCGACGCACAAACTGCTCACCTGGCTTCTTGACAGTGACATAAATGTAAAGCAGGATCTCAATGGCGTAAGTGACCAGCGCAGCCCACCAGTTGATGACGAACATGACGGCACAGCACAGAAGAGCGCCCAGCAGGGACAACCACATGTTGTAGTATCGGTAAGCCGGCCGCCAACCTGGGCCGGCGGGACAGGGCAAGGATAgaacgttgttttttttggggttttttttaaatcacaggaTCATTCCACGGGAACTTCACTtcccgtaattcctggcctaaagagcacacctggttacaagcctcggtacacagaaagagtttaacgctagcgcggcactgtCAGCAAGGCGCTAATgggaaactctttctgtgtgagTAGGTTTTTTCAGCGTGCCCcattgggggtcgccacagcgtgacatctcagaatgaacgctcatatttgtttggcacagtttttacaccggatgtccttcctgacacaacgcctcttggggagtagaagccccagtgagatacgaactcacgacccctggtttaccaaaccaatgccctaaccactgagatatggggccttaaactctttccgtgtaccgaggcttataaacatgtgcgctaacgctggcgccgcgctaatgttagcgcggtgctaacgctaatgctagcaccgcgctaacgctagcgccacatcaccgtataaaccgcagggtgtgaaaaaagtcgcgacttgtAAGCCAGAAATTACGGCAGTTGGTCTGAAAATCTTCCAAGTACTCACCTGGAGACTTTGCGTAGGATGCATGGAAGCACGAGAAATTGATGAGTGCGTAGGAGGCCAAGAAGAAGTTTGAAATGATGGGCGCAATGGTATTGAGATTCCCTATGCAGACAAGAAGACAAGACTTATCGGAACAGTGATCTTGGTTTTAATAATCACCACATCAGAATGTAAACACGGCGGCAATCGAACGGACCGACGAGAATGAAGGCCACGGAAATCAGGAAGGTGAGGATGTAGCCCCGGATGGGCTCGTCGTTCTTGCCGTGGCCTTTGGCGAAGAAGTGCAGAGCCTTGTAGATGTTGTCTTTGCACAGCGCCTGAGGCATAAGTCAAGACCTAGTTTGTCAAATCTTTTGAGTTACAGACACCCGTGCCTTGAGATAGAAGTTGAATTCGTTCCATGGATAACTTCCCCCCTTCAAccccaccaaaaacaaaacaaatttttaaataGGGAAAATAGCGCACTTTAATATTGTAGTCCAGAAAACCTCATTTTTGTAAGAATTGTCCACCATCTGGCAAATTTCTGCTTGTACAGTATCTCAGTTTTTCGCTCACAGGGCAGAGCAAAAAATCAGCCCGACGGAAAGACAGAAGGTGGGTCgcgcttgtatctcaaggcaccactttcGTTCCACGTTTTGGAAATCTTTTGGATTGACTGACCTGGAAGACTTTGGGAGCACTGACAAGAGAAGCCAGAGCAGACGAGAGCGTGGCTGAAAAAGTCCCAGCGATGATGAGAGGACCAAAACCCGACACTAGAGTCATCACCTGTTGCACACGCGAGTTAAAAaatcagaataaaataaaagaacactTCGTTGGAAGCCTCATATTGCAGGGGAGGTTAACACTTTTATTTCGTGTCTTTACCTGGAAGTTGTTCATCGCGCCAAATTTGCACGTTTCTACCGCGCAGGAAGAAAAATTGTAGCCGAGCTCGCAGGCCGCGACGGCCGATCCTTCGCATGACACCCCCGGGGTGATGAGGTCGGTTATGTTTCCTGTCGCGTCACGCACAACGCTGGCGGCTGcccaaagacaaagaagatgttttttttttttttttttttgtattatttcccGCGGGGGAAAGCAAACGGAAGATTGAACTTGCTCCAGAAGATTGTGTTGAGGTTTCAAGGAGTACAATATACTTGTTTGTATAATGTTATACTTACAGACGCAAAGGGCCACACCCAGGTAGGTGATACCGGTGATCAAAATAGCCAGTAAAGTGCCTTTAGGAATGGCCGCCTGAGCATCCTGGAAAAtagacacaaaaaacaaaaaaaactttgttggcCGATTTCACGTTTGTTGTCACAGCAACGGCGGTACAGTAAAACGTTTCTGTAAAGAAGATTAAAGAGTGCTGGGAAATGTCCATTTGTTTGTGCGTAAAAACGTACCCGCAAGTCGCCAGAAATGTTGGCTCCCGCCAAGATCCCGGTTgcagcggggaaaaaaatggaaaacactgAAAAGAACGACTGGTCGTCCCTGAAGTCCGGCGGAAAGTTCTCTAAAAATATCTTTGCTGTGGAGATAAATACAGAGAAAATGGCATGAAATGTACGGTCAGAATAAATACACTGGTGCCTTAATATGCAAGCGTCtcagctagcttaatgctaacattgaATGGATAACGCCAATGACATGCTAACAATTAGAATCGCTAGTTAGCTTTTAGAAACTTTTAAGCGATGGCTACTTGAACGCAAATGGCGGAAACACGTTTACATATaatacaacaatactcacaggcttGTAGTCTCCGCAAAAAACAACACTAATATTAAAGCACCTTACTTAGAGTAATATTTgaagaaatacagtatttgtgacTGTATTAAACTAAAAGCAGGCACACCAAAAGGATAAATTGCGGTATTAAATGATGATGCCCAAGTCTTCTCATTCTATTTATTCATGTTAttacaaaagtaaaattttataaagtgctatttttcccatttaaacccatatttttttttgggggggggcagaagaATTGTGGGAACAGATTAatgccattttcattcattttaacggGGAAAGTTTATTTGAGATTAGCGTTcatggaatgaattaaactcgTGTCTCAAAGCACCACATTTTGCACATGTTTACGTTTGTTTTCTTACCGTCATAATTAAATACGCCTTTGGATTTCTTCTCGGCGGTGGGAGGAATGAAGGTGCCGACAATGACATTGACAATAGCCGCCAACAAGATGATGAGTAGGACGATCTGGGCCTGAGGGTGGCGGCGGGATTCGGTTGAATTCATCGCATTAAAATGCGTCGACATTCCCATAATACGCTCgaggattttcaaaataaacagtCAACGTGACGCTAACCTTGGCCTCCCATTCCATTCCGGCGACAGATATGCCCAACAGCAGCACCACTGTGATGACTCCAATGATTCTGATGTCGTTTAATGGATCCACCATGAGTACGTCGTGTTCCTGAAGCGAGAGAACAACAACGTCGCATACGGTGTGAGCTAAGGATAGCTAAGGTGTGAGGATAAGTACAATCGCCTGACACTCGAAGAGAGTATCTACATATTTGGTATAAACATACTGTAGCTCCTTGTcaccaagatggcaccaaaacaATACTTTTTACAAATTCACTCCACTGGAGGTTTATGTCCGTCCACCGGAATCCAACCGTTCACTGCCAACGGCGTATATATAcgccaaatacattttcagtgttgTCATGGAACAGAATCTCGCTGAGATTGTCTGTGAAGTTCAGGTTTGTAAACCCCTGATAAAGATCAGGTGGTCGATTATGAGGGGCGAGAAATGGCAATAATTTGGAATTGGGATAAGTATAAACGCCTGACACTCGAAAAGAGTACATATTTAGTATAAAAATAGTCTGTGTCATGATAGTTCgtaaaaagtactgtatgtctACGTTCAACTTGAGCTATGCGGTGAGTCAGGATCACTCACGGCACAGTTCTTAGTTGGAcatctgtaaataaaaaaaatattttgcacaaTGGGGATGTCACAAAAGACAGAAAGATTTAGATTTGTGTCAAAGTCACTGTTCTGCTTGACGTTACTTTTCAGCCAAAGCTAGTTTTCcacgctttgttttggtcagaaacgGTTTTTGGTTGAAACCGAACAATTTTCAACTGCTCGTTACTTTCTTTTAGTAGCTTTTGTGCTTTCTGTACATTGTCAAAGAAGGAAATGTTCTGcgtcaaattttaaaaaccgGCTGGCGATATGGGAGACTTCTTCTTCTacgttttgaaaataaaacagtgCCACTTGCAATGGCAAATCAAACATCGACTATCCATTCATTTGAACATTGCGCACCTTGAGTAAATCCACAACGGTCTCGGCAAACCCCACCACATACATGGCTACCGCCACCGCGTTGGCAAAGGCAAAAATCAGGCCGATGGAACCTCCAAACTCTGGTCCCAGACTGCGAGATATCAGGTAGTAGGCCCCACCTAAAatttacacaaaaacacatacacacaccagtAAACGATCAATCATCTTCATGCAACTTATGAGTTGGTGTCTTTCGGGGTGTAATGACTTACCCCCCCTGACCACGCCATTAGTGCAAATGGCCGACATGGAAAGGCCCGTAATCGTCGTCACCACACAGCTCAGAGCGATAACCACGATTCCCAAACCTGGAATGTGCACAAATCAATACTTTTCAAAATGGACTTGGATCTTCAGCAATCATATTTTCTTGGTCAGTCGTGAAACGCTTAGTTCATCAAATCAAACCTTTTGACCTTACGGCCTCGTCATATGGCTCCCGCTTCAGTCGTTGCAAACTTTTCAAAACAGCTCCGAACAAAAGCTCAGGCCGATCAATAAATTCTCGAGTGAGGAAAATGCGCAGTGGCCCCACAAAAGTAAGCAgagaattcacattttttttaaatccgttATTGCA
The DNA window shown above is from Syngnathoides biaculeatus isolate LvHL_M chromosome 3, ASM1980259v1, whole genome shotgun sequence and carries:
- the slc12a1 gene encoding LOW QUALITY PROTEIN: solute carrier family 12 member 1 (The sequence of the model RefSeq protein was modified relative to this genomic sequence to represent the inferred CDS: inserted 1 base in 1 codon), whose amino-acid sequence is MEKVTSNGGEHVNPAYDSTLDGPPVYENNDDHRTVRPSVVSAFGHDTLDRVPNIDFYRNAGSVSGHRAVRPSLQELHDVFQKNGAISVPDTVEDDSEGSDGTPSDDLESAVPLDSGKGAVKFGWIRGVLVRCMLNIWGVMLFIRLSWVFGQAGWGLGIVVIALSCVVTTITGLSMSAICTNGVVRGGGAYYLISRSLGPEFGGSIGLIFAFANAVAVAMYVVGFAETVVDLLKEHDVLMVDPLNDIRIIGVITVVLLLGISVAGMEWEAKAQIVLLIILLAAIVNVIVGTFIPPTAEKKSKGVFNYDAKIFLENFPPDFRDDQSFFSVFSIFFPAATGILAGANISGDLRDAQAAIPKGTLLAILITGITYLGVALCVSASVVRDATGNITDLITPGVSCEGSAVAACELGYNFSSCAVETCKFGAMNNFQVMTLVSGFGPLIIAGTFSATLSSALASLVSAPKVFQALCKDNIYKALHFFAKGHGKNDEPIRGYILTFLISVAFILVGNLNTIAPIISNFFLASYALINFSCFHASYAKSPGWRPAYRYYNMWLSLLGALLCCAVMFVINWWAALVTYAIEILLYIYVTVKKPDVNWGSSTQAVTFVSAVSNALSLTGVEDHVKNFRPQILALTGAARTRPALLDLAHSFSKNYGLCLTCEVFVGPRDEALPEINVGTEKNQQWLKKNKRKAFYTAVADDKFRQGVETLMQASGLGRMKPNTLMIGFKRNWKTSGSEAVQSYVGVLHDAFDFEYGTVILRMNHGLDVSHIVEAEEEMLKSAKEQQELESDFMSNGGKAKGLFRKSRKSSQQVLTTRVSVCGPPPPQVAKMNEKLVQASAQFKTKQPKGTLDVWWLFDDGGLTLLLPYILTTRKKWKDSKMRIFIAGLPGRSELDKQEMTLLLQKFRIQCTDIVVIDDIHIKPRNDSLKKFEDMIEPFRXHERTKESAQVEATRKTQPWKITDDELDEFEEKTNLQIRLNELLQENSNSANLIVVSMPIARKETISDFLYMAWLDALSQGLPPTVLIRGNHKSVLTFYS